The genome window GCTATATGTAAACAAATCGACTAAAAATTTCTTGACAGATACGCTAGGCTTTCGTATAGTAGGCTATCTGAAGGGAGCGATACTATTGGTTTTTAATGCTACTTTTAATTTTTGTTGTTGTGGGAGAAGAAACTAACTGTCTCCCCGTAGCGTAAAACATCAGGCTGCGGTGGGTATATAGCCCGTTGTAGCCAAAATAAAGCGCTCTCTAATAATAAGAATAGAAAATCGAGATCAGCGGGCTTGTCAAATATGACAAGCCCGCTTTTTTTTAAGAAAGGAAGTGATGCCAATGGAATCTGATTGTCCATATGCCTGTTTTCTAAATCAGATTATTTACCGGAGGTATCAAAAAATGAGAAAATTTGTTTCATATGTAATAAACGCCTGGGAGACTCTCAAATCCGATGTTTTAGCTGTTCCAGGAAATGACCCTGCATTTAAGGGGGGCGTTTCAGGATGGCTTGAGGTTATTTTTTGCTATCCTGGCCTTCATGCTATCGTAGTTCATAGAATCATCCATTTTCTACATGCAACCCTTCATATTCCATTTCTTCCACGACTGCTCAGTCATATTATGCGATGGCTCACAGGCATAGAAATTCATCCTGGAGCAAAAATAGGGAAAGGATTTTTTATTGACCATGGTATGGGGATTGTCATTGGGGAAACGGCTGAAGTGGGAAATAACGTAAGACTCTATCATGGCGTAACGTTAGGCGGAACAGGAAAAGAACAGGGGAAACGCCATCCAACAGTGGAAGACAATGTAATGATTGGAGCCAGAGCCTGCCTTTTAGGTAATATCACCGTTGGAGAAGGAGCAAAAATAGGTGCGGGGGCCGTCGTCGTCAAAGATGTGAAAGCAGGTGCCACTGTAGTTGGAATCCCGGCATCTCCATTGGTTCGCCATACAGAAACGGATAGTAATGATACTCCTCTTTCAATAAAGATATTGCTTGATCGAATCAACAGATTGGAAAAAGAACTTGATGCACTGAAAAATTACAGAAATGAGGAGGTTGCTTAACATGATTTATAAAACAGATCAAATTGCCTTGAGACAACTTATTGGACATACGCCTCTTTTTATCCTTCGTCCTGACCCTCAAGCTGCATCTATTGCTATAAAATTAGAAGGTACAAATATCGGTGGCTCGGTAAAAGACAGAGCTGCCTGGGGAATGCTTCGTTATGCAGAAGAGAGAGGACTTCTTCATGACAATACGGTTATTGTCGAACCCACATCAGGTAACACAGGTATCGCCTTAGCCATGCTTGGCCAGGCCCTCGGCCTCAAAGTTATTTTGACAATGCCCGAATCCATGTCACAGGAACGTCGTTCTGTTTTGGCTGCCTATGGAGCAAAACTTCATCTCTCTCCTGCTTCAGAAGGGATGAAAGGTGCCATCGCCCTGGCCCAACGCATTCTCACTGAGACTCCGGGAGCGTACATGCCCGACCAATTCAGTAATCCTGGGAATCCATGGGCTCACAGTGTCACGACTGCACCAGAGATTCTTTCGGAAATGAAGGGAAAGTCGATTGCGGCCTTCGTCGCCGGCATCGGTTCGGGAGGAACTATTACCGGAACAGGAACGATACTAAAAGCTGTTTACCCTGCACTGCAAATTATCGGAGTTGAACCTTCAGGGAGTCCTATTCTCAGCGGAGGAAAGGCCGGGGCACATAAAATTCAGGGGATAGGGGCAGGATTTATTCCCAAAACACTCAAAAAAGAGATACTAACGCACGTAACGACAGTAGAAGACCAAGCAGCATTGGAAACAACTCGCTGGCTTGCTCATCATGTTGGGCTTTTCTGCGGAATTTCTACAGGAGCAAACGTCTGGGCTGCCATTCAGACTGCGAAAAAATTCGGTCCTGACGATATAGTCGTTACAATTGCCTGTGACCGGGGTGACAAGTATCTTAGCACTGAAGCATATAAAGCGTAAGCATGAAAGGGAGAGCTTGAAAATAGAGG of Aminobacterium sp. MB27-C1 contains these proteins:
- the cysE gene encoding serine O-acetyltransferase; its protein translation is MRKFVSYVINAWETLKSDVLAVPGNDPAFKGGVSGWLEVIFCYPGLHAIVVHRIIHFLHATLHIPFLPRLLSHIMRWLTGIEIHPGAKIGKGFFIDHGMGIVIGETAEVGNNVRLYHGVTLGGTGKEQGKRHPTVEDNVMIGARACLLGNITVGEGAKIGAGAVVVKDVKAGATVVGIPASPLVRHTETDSNDTPLSIKILLDRINRLEKELDALKNYRNEEVA
- the cysK gene encoding cysteine synthase A; this encodes MIYKTDQIALRQLIGHTPLFILRPDPQAASIAIKLEGTNIGGSVKDRAAWGMLRYAEERGLLHDNTVIVEPTSGNTGIALAMLGQALGLKVILTMPESMSQERRSVLAAYGAKLHLSPASEGMKGAIALAQRILTETPGAYMPDQFSNPGNPWAHSVTTAPEILSEMKGKSIAAFVAGIGSGGTITGTGTILKAVYPALQIIGVEPSGSPILSGGKAGAHKIQGIGAGFIPKTLKKEILTHVTTVEDQAALETTRWLAHHVGLFCGISTGANVWAAIQTAKKFGPDDIVVTIACDRGDKYLSTEAYKA